The Prinia subflava isolate CZ2003 ecotype Zambia chromosome 2, Cam_Psub_1.2, whole genome shotgun sequence genomic sequence atggaacacaagatcacagatcccagacaggggtcccggccgcggggatcacagtggcagtggaggggtccccaacttggcagagttcccgaaagcagggtcacagggacaaggaagggtcctggggtcccaaacccttgctgttcccggttgcagagacaggaaccctcacagactccccagcagccccgaacagagtcccggggcaaacgccgcaggggaaaagggaagggacgggatcacaggggccagggaggatccctggggtcccgaaccctcgcagggggaaggaacgggaccccagggcccagatgccAGGCTACCTTTAGATGATAgctttagaatcccattcgactccctggcaaggctccttcctcaggctgcaggaggtggaggttggattgATTGATCAGATTGATCACTCGACCAATTCCTCCAATCCGTCCccctgactgactgacacagaggctttttatcccaaattgcaaaatgcatattcatattttttatctacacactaaccaatctaggtacaattctaaagttcgtaaaactacgaaaatcagcgtcaaaacctacgcacatagcatatctattaacgtaaaactctatcttactagcataaggttctaccttgttgtacataaaactcatactaaaaattataaacagtaccctactctatttttattatgtctgtactctatctCTAGGCCtaaagctgtgtccttctacactgaactaggacttagggcatgtaagacttaaagctaagggttagatttctactttatgtatctaaagcttttatatattctaatttttctaaaggctttaattctatctctgtacttttcactctctgtggaggatccatggaaacatggacttCGACAGTTCAGGGGGGCTGTGTTGGGTGACACAAAGAGCGGAGATGTTTTTGTGCAGTGGAGAGTGTTGTGCTTTTGTGAGTGAGCCCTGTTTGATCAGGGTCAGGCTTCAAGACCTGGCTTCTTCTCTGCCTTCCTTGACCTCTGATGATCAtgcagagccctggctgggctcaGCAGAGAACACTCAGGGAACTCAATGTCCTTTTCAATCTGAGAGCCTGGGTGCTGCAACATTCAACCCAGATGCTGGAAATGTGGAGTTTATTTGGATCTTTCACAGGCATTGAAATCCGTGTTTGTTTTACCAATGGCACTGCCTGAAGAGTAAGTGAAGAGCCACATAATAGGGCATGTAACAGGAGACACAGAAAGTAAAGCTGGAAGTTTTTACAGGTTTAATTTGAAGTATATGAAGGAAAAAGTGTAAAAATCGTGAGAAATCCCTGAGCCTGGTTTCCAATATCATCTGCTCGGAAAATGAAGGCTTTTAAGGATGGCACCATGCTGAGTTTCTCCCACACTGCAGTGACCTAAAATTTTCAAATGAATTTAAATGCTGAAATCTGTGAGGCTTTTAACAGGCAAATTGTGTTAGGCTTTGTAGGGCATGGACTGCCCCTGCACTTTAGGTTAGTACAGAACGTGGCACATTTGGCCTTGCACATCAGGACCACAGTAACCAAGGAGATCTCATGTGATGCTGTGGTAGAACAAGGCAAAAGTGAACTCCAAAGATCTCTGTGGCTACAGGAATTGAGCTACCAGCATTTTCTCTCTTCCGAATGCTGATACCCCTCTCCTTTCCACCGGATATAACTGTCAGCACTACATCACGTAATTAATCATATCATGTTTTTGTAAAGGCCATTGCTACAGCACTGacacatggaaatatttttacctAAGATCTGGAGTTCACCCCAATAGCAAAACACTATCTGCTGTCTGCCGTACCTTCCTAGGAAATCAATTCTTCAGATAGTTTGTAGTCTTTTCATAAAAGTTCTAGTGAGGTTGTCATCCTCCTGTATTCATCATGTTACCTAGAAAGCATCAATACCTTTAGCTTGGTTTGGATGCAGTCATGCAAAACTATTGTTACATTTGATAGTTGATGTTGTTTATGGAGTGCAGAGCGATGCTTTGAGATGTTTGGTTTCTTCTGGCTTTTGTGCTTTATGCTCAGGTGTGCTGGGTTGgctgaaagaagagaaaagatgGTTAAGCTTTGGGGTTTTGagatttttgttggtttgggggcaggttttttgttttgttttttggggtttttttttgttggttggttggttctctgttgctgttgtgtttttgctttgtttttgttttagttttcttcctcctgtctgcatATATATAAGTGAGGAGAATATCAGTTATTTCAGTTACAGACAGTCTGAAGATGACCTGTGTGATAAATGATGATGGACAATTTGTGTTTATAATGTGTGTATAATATAAACCAAGTTgtgctctttaaaataaatggtaaaaatcaTTTGAGCCTGGGGGTAAACCAATCCGGGAATTGAAAATTACTCTGCTGGGAACCCGGGAATGACTGGATTTAACATAGAAAGGAGGGAAGGTCTGAGGAGGATGGGTCTTCTCCAGAGATGGAACTGCAAATGACCCAACTATTACCACTGATATGGATCTTGCTCCACCATCCCAGGTGTGCATCTCAATGCACAATTCCCAGAAGTCGTATTTAACATTCATCTCTCCTTAGGAGAACTGTTCAACCAACAAAGATGAATCTACATGAATATGGAGAAAgactgaagggacaaagagagTATGAAGTAATATCCTGTCCTGCtaaaaaactgtataaaaacaGGACTCACAAAACCAAAGATGTGAACAAGAGAGCTACGGTGCAATACAGGCCacagctaaggttcacccagtgccgatcccgggactcgacgctgattctttgattgttggcttacccGAAATTGTGTTCGttgattctttttaaaaaaattaataaaataatttattaatttggaattggctttacatttattaaaacCTGAGAGAATCCTTATCAAAGTGTTACTTTCTTCTTGGTATTTACTGCTGATCTAACCCAACCTTAGCAAGAGTGTAGATTGGGCTTACACTATTAACAGAAGCATGTTGCTGTCATCAACTACTGGAGAGGAATCCTCTAAGAAGCTGCTCCTGCAAAGGGAAATTTACCACCACTATATGCCACGGTGGCAGGGGGTGTGGAGCTAAATGATGTTAAGGGTCTCTTGCAATGTAAACagttgttgggggttagatttgtgtcttttttaCTTCtagaatttcttcccataagttgctaggaaactgAGGACTTGCAGGTGTTTGACGCAAAGAAAGAAGTGGCCAGAGGAGAGGAGTGTAGCACCTGGCTGCACCTCTTttgtctctgggagtttctcttGGAGAGGGAAGAAAGTGTGAGTTTTGGGGGCAGGcaaaggacagggctgggggcagctgcacTCCCTCGCTCTCAGCATCGGAAGGAGCACGGTCGAGCTGTTGCTGACTGCAGGGAGAGTTCAGTGTCATCACAAGAGCTGTCCTGGAGATCAGCCACCATCTGCTCCTTTgaccaggaattctgagctcttgtgtgtttggttttttgtttggttggttggttggtttttgttggttttttggggtttttgtgtgtgtgtgtgtgtatggttttttgttttgtttttttggtggttttttttgttgttgtgtttttgttttttagttttttgtgtttttggggttttttgtttgttttttgtttgtttttggttttttttcctgccctgccgggacaccccgcAGTTCCAGGCACCACCACAGCTTCTGatacatctcatccaccagcctgggattcctgctcatccctgctgcaACTTAGTGCTCCTCAGAGTCttgcaggggcaccgagatcagaCTGCCCCGGGGTTTGGgaagcaaagcctctcctgcatccctcctgtcaagaggttcctggttctgttttgttgttggtgctgtagttgttgttaTGTTTGCTTTgttatacatactagtaaagaactgttattcctatccccatgCCTTTGCCTGAGGCccccttaatttcaaatataatagtttggagggaggggCTTTACATTCTCCTttccaagggaggctctggTGATCCGTGGCAGACAGCTGTCTTTCAAACTAGGACAACAGTAGCCCAGTATTTCTTGCATAAGGAGCAGCCTGGTTTTGTCCAGCTCTCCAGACTGCTTTTATTCATCTCCTATGAAGTTTTGTTATGTTAATGCCCTTGTTTCTGCTGTAGAATCACTTCTGAGCTGTTCCTTTGCTCATCAATATTTTAACTGTTTCACTTCTCAATCATAAAAATTTGGAAAGTGACGCAGAGCAGTTTTCCATActgtgccagcactgggcaGCCATTGCCATTGACTTCTGACATCTCTCCTGTGtcagcttctccaggctgggcacatcCTGCATGTgtccccatgggctgtgcagggtggctgtgctgatggacaccctgtcccctccagggccagcagagtggggctgggacacaggacagggatTCTGTGCTGGGTGTCACATTCCCATGGGTTTCATGGGGATGGAAGGAGGTACCCCAGTGTGGcttgctggggctgtggtgtTTTGTGTGGGAACACATGCAAGGTGTGGTTTGGCCTGCTGAGTCTTGTGGCATGTGAGGTTGTGAGGGATGATGTTGCACTGGATATAGGGAATAAGATGGAGCTTCCAGGGCTTTTTTGTGAAAGTGGTTGGGACTGTCATATTAAAGGATAAAGTGcatgaggagcaggaggggaagaagggaggTGTGGTCATTCCTGTGCTTTCAAGGCCTTTCCCTGGGGAATTGTGTCCAGAAGAGATCTTCCGATCTGACTCTGGACCTGAGCTGGTGATAGAAGTGAGCAGCTCAGGTTCTGTTGTGTTCATGCTGGAACTCTTTCATGTTTCACCTGCTGTGGAGTGTGGACCGTAGGGAACAGCCAGCCCCCTacccagctgctccttcacTGTCACCCATAAACAGGGAGTGAAAAATAGGATGGAAAAGATGATGGATCGAGATAAAGACAGTGAAATCACTCACCAGTCACTGTCACAGACAAAGCAGATTGATGTgcaaaaaatcaatttatttacCTACTAAAAGTACAATTGGATGATGAGACACAAATACAAACTAGAACCTGCTGCCACCATCACCCTTTCATCCCAGGCTCAACTTCACTTCTTCATCCCCAGCTCTTCCACCTcctcccccacagcagcacagggggaaggaaaatggAGGTGCAGTCAGTTCAGAGTGAGTTGTCTCCTCCACGCCCTTCTCATGCTCTTCTCCCGATCCAGAACAAAACCTGGGTGTTTCACTGAGCCGGAGTGCACTGGGCAAAGGCAATCTCAACACCAGGTGcaagcaggccaggagagcagtcacacagagcagggaatcCTGTCCTTGCAGGCAGTGGGGCACAGAGGACACGCAGGGCTGCCGTGGCAAGGGGGCTCTGCACCCCTGAGCTCCCCGGGGCCGTTCCTGCCTCGCTGTTTGTGCATCAGTGACCACCTCTGGTGAGTGACAGGGGTCAGCATGTTCACCCAGAGCTATCAGCCCCTGCCAGACTGTGGTACAGCCCATAATATatcacacagcacagagccacagcagaaagaaagggaaacaaaacagagataAAACCTGCAGGTAATTTCAGTTGTTTCAATCAGAAAACACGAGAGCATTTGTGGCAGGTGTGCAGTATTGTTGTCCCTTTACAGCCAGCCCATGTACCAATTCCAAATAAATTTGTTATTGACATCAATTAAACTCAAAGAATTCccaaaataaattacaattGACAATATATGTCACATTATTTTAGTTCATAGTATTTGAATGATATACTCTTAATCTCAGTGATGAGAATATTTGTATCATCTACAGTGCTTGGAGCATGCATTACAGATTAAACTACCTTTTTTCTAGAATAAATATTACTATTTTGCATGAGCTCCAGATTTTATTGGATTTCCTAACTCATGCAAACCATGCCCTTCACACTTCTTTCTAAAGGAAGAATCTTTAGCAGTGCCTTTTCTAATTTGGGATTGCTGAAAATCAGAATAAGGGAGTGAAGACCCGGAAAAGTGTACTGAAATACCAGAATGAGAAATGCCATATAACTTCCCTTCTTTGTGACATAAACCATTTCTAACACCAAACATACAAAGTTGATGCTGTACATCACTAAGAAGGAGAGAACAGATTTCATCGCTCTGATGTGGGCTTCCATGCTGAGGTCCTTCATGGAGTTTGTCTGCATCTTGCGTTTGTGtctccagagagaaaagagaaggaaaacagcagaaaagatgACTATCATGAATGAAACAGCATATACAAAgccagtgagaaaaaaataagggaaaaaatgttcatccattttaatatttgctcTCCCAAAATTTCCTTGCTCGGTGGAATTGCGGTTGTTGCAGTGCGGTTTGTCAGCGACGTCATAGGCAATGATGCCAATAGTAAAAGCTAAAATCCCTGAGCCCAGCAAGAACAGGAGCACCATTCTGTCAATTTTGACTTTCAGATAGATGAAGAAGCTGTTCCTGAAATTGGCAATTTTTATACAATAGAAAACACAAAGACAGGCAGAAACCCACAAATTGCCTTGATTAAAAAAGGCTTGAAAAAACACAGCTAGTTGAAGTATGGGGTGAACATAAAGGTATTTGGGAAAAATAAGTGAAAGAAATGAATATGCCCATGAGACACACAATAAACAAATCCTGGagcttcccagcagcagcaagatcTTCTCATTTGAGatcaaggttttctttttcatccagCCAATGCAAAGCACACAAACGATGAAAGCATTTATCCACATGCCAGCAAACGCCTCCAGGCTCATGATGGCCACAGCTGTGGCCCCATATGATGTGACCTTGTATTGCTGTGGAGAGTGACAAGCTTCCATggtgggagctggggagcagagctgtgctggccaaggggctgtggcagcagtggctgaggcaggtcagtggctgctgctggtgcagtgTCAGGGCTGGCAAGAGGAGCTTTatagagctgctgctgctgctgctgctgctggggggggGTTTGGTGTTGGTGCtgtgtggagcagggcaggtgcaGGCATGTAAATGTGCTGGGTATCCTCTTACCCGGGGCCAGTGTC encodes the following:
- the LOC134564759 gene encoding taste receptor type 2 member 9-like, producing MEACHSPQQYKVTSYGATAVAIMSLEAFAGMWINAFIVCVLCIGWMKKKTLISNEKILLLLGSSRICLLCVSWAYSFLSLIFPKYLYVHPILQLAVFFQAFFNQGNLWVSACLCVFYCIKIANFRNSFFIYLKVKIDRMVLLFLLGSGILAFTIGIIAYDVADKPHCNNRNSTEQGNFGRANIKMDEHFFPYFFLTGFVYAVSFMIVIFSAVFLLFSLWRHKRKMQTNSMKDLSMEAHIRAMKSVLSFLVMYSINFVCLVLEMVYVTKKGSYMAFLILVFQYTFPGLHSLILIFSNPKLEKALLKILPLERSVKGMVCMS